Within the Syntrophales bacterium genome, the region CCCGTCCCCCGGGGAATGAGCGGATCGGATTTTTTCATCCCCGATTTCGGCTGCCTGCCCTCCGATCATAAACGCGATCGCACCTCCGGCATCGATGCCCGCTTTTTCAGATTCCGCCTGTTGACCGTATGCACGGGGTGTAACACTCCCCCCTTGCCCGTCGGGCCGCCTCCGGGACTCTCATTTCATTTCCCTGACTGGAATCCCTCGTCCCAGTCATATCCCCAGATGGCGCTTCCCATGGGGATCTTGTACTTTCGACGCTCGTCGTAAGAGGGGTAGCGGCGTCCTCCGCTTCCACCCTCTTCCGGCAGCATGGAGACGGGAAACTTCGGCGGCAGGAGGCCGTTTTCCCGGGCCTCCCTCTCCAGCCATTCCCGGTCGTCCGGGTGTGCGATGGAGATCAGCGCCGCCGCTCGTTCGTAGCCGCTCAGGCCGCGAAGATTCACGATTCCGTATTCCGTGCAGACGTAGTTGGCGAACTGGGCCGGCACGTCTACTGTCGAGCCTTCCGGGAGGAACGGCACGATCCGGGAGGTGCCGTGCTTGCTCCGGGAGGTCATGGACGCCACGCCGCGTCCGCCCCGGGACTGGGCACAGAACGTCACGAACTGGAAATAGCCGCCCGTGGAGGAGATCGGCCGCTTCTCATAAAAGCCGGAGCACTGCTGTCCCAGGAGATCGACGGCCACACAGTTGTCGATGGCGATCATGTTGTCGATCCGGGTCAGGACGTTCAGGTTATTCGTGTAGTCGATGTCGTAGACGGCCATGGACTGGTTCCGGTGAATCGTGTCGTAATACCACTTCACATCCACGGGAAAAGCAAAGGACCAGACGCTCCTTCCCCGGTCTATGCTCTTGTAGGCGTTCGTCACTTGCCCCGACTCCATGAGCTTGATGAGCCCCACGTTCATCATCTCGGTGTGGATCCCGAGATCCTTGAATCCGGCATCCGCCATGGCGGCGACGCAGGCCGAGGGCAGCGAGCCGATTCCGAGCTGGATCACGTCCCGGTCCCGCATGATCGTCATGACGTTTTTGGCAACGGCCTCTTCCTCGGGTTTCGCCCGGATGACCCGCTCGTTGATCTGCGGCCATCGGTATTTCTCGCAGTCCACCTCGACCCAGTAGTCGATCTCATCGATGTGGATCGTGTTGAAGCGTCCGCCTTCCGCCCAGGGATAGTCGGAGCGCACCTCGAAGACGATCTTCTTCGCGGTCTGACGGAAGATGTTGCAGTTGTTCGTCCCGTAGGACATGTTGAAATAGCCGTGCTCGTCCGGGACCGTGGCGGCATTGAACCACCAGTCCATCCCCCGCTTCTCGCGAACGACGCCGGCGAACCGGTAGTGGTGGGCCCACATTCCATAAGCCCAGCCCCACTGGGCCCAGTCGGAGACATTGTAGGTATCGCGAGCCCTGCGGTTCCAGGGGAAAAAGAAGAATTCATGGACGGTGTGATACTCCTGCCTCGGATCGATCTGCTGCAATTCAAGATGGGGATAGAACATCGCGTACATCCAGAACTCGATGTTCTTCAACTGGCCGAGTCCTCCACCGAGTCGTTTCGCCACCGCCTCGGTACAGACCGTGGAATCGCCCCCGACGCTGCCGTGGTTGATCCAGTCACCCGATTTCACCATATCGGCGATCTGCTCCGGTGTCCTTTTCTTGTCCCTGATCTTCTGCTGCACCGGTGTCGTCATTGCATCCTCCTGCTGAAGCCTGTCCTGATCCCCGGTCCTCGTCGAGAAGAAAGCCTCCTGCATCCGGTTTCACATACAGGACGGCATGAAAATCAGGAACGGTCGAAAAAAAAATGACAAACGGAAACAGACTGCACGCTGCCGGTGAACGCGCGGGAAACGTCCGGATTCCTGGATAGGGCGGTCCCGCCGGGAAACAGAGATTCTTTCTT harbors:
- a CDS encoding acetyl-CoA hydrolase/transferase C-terminal domain-containing protein; this encodes MTTPVQQKIRDKKRTPEQIADMVKSGDWINHGSVGGDSTVCTEAVAKRLGGGLGQLKNIEFWMYAMFYPHLELQQIDPRQEYHTVHEFFFFPWNRRARDTYNVSDWAQWGWAYGMWAHHYRFAGVVREKRGMDWWFNAATVPDEHGYFNMSYGTNNCNIFRQTAKKIVFEVRSDYPWAEGGRFNTIHIDEIDYWVEVDCEKYRWPQINERVIRAKPEEEAVAKNVMTIMRDRDVIQLGIGSLPSACVAAMADAGFKDLGIHTEMMNVGLIKLMESGQVTNAYKSIDRGRSVWSFAFPVDVKWYYDTIHRNQSMAVYDIDYTNNLNVLTRIDNMIAIDNCVAVDLLGQQCSGFYEKRPISSTGGYFQFVTFCAQSRGGRGVASMTSRSKHGTSRIVPFLPEGSTVDVPAQFANYVCTEYGIVNLRGLSGYERAAALISIAHPDDREWLEREARENGLLPPKFPVSMLPEEGGSGGRRYPSYDERRKYKIPMGSAIWGYDWDEGFQSGK